The Solenopsis invicta isolate M01_SB chromosome 3, UNIL_Sinv_3.0, whole genome shotgun sequence region acaaataaagccAAGGTGATGCTCTCCGATTTGAAAGGAAGCAACAAGGTctgcaaattaaataaagcGCTCTATGGATTACGGCAAGCGGGCAAGCAATGGCACGACAAAATTCACAAGACATTCCACGATATCGGTCTGACACAGACAAATGCCGATCCCTGCGTTTACTTTCGCAAATCGTCCAAGCATCTCACACTGGTTCTGCTGTTTGTAGATGACATACTCATCGCGTCATCTGACCAGAAGGAAATACGAAGACTAAAACTGGAACTTTCTAAGAGGTTTGACATCAAGGATATTGGACCAGCAAAATACTGCCTGGGAATCGAGATTCACAAGAATCAAGACACACTCTCATTATCACAATCCAATTATATCAAGGATGTTCTTCAGAGATTCGGCATGGAAGATTGTAAGACTGCAAATACACCAATGGCCATAAAAGGATCGGAACAGTGCATCAACGAAGATACATCCGCAACTTAAGAAGTCAAATACCCGTTCAGAGAGCTATTAGGTGCTCTCATGTATTTAGCTGTGTGCACTCGCCCGGATATCGCATACGCCGTGAACTACCTAAGCCAGTACAACAACTGCTTTCAAAAAGAACACTGGATCGCGGCCAAGCGAATTCTACGATACCTGAAAGGTACATCAAATCATGGCCTAACCTATCAGAAAACAGGCAGGCCCCTCTCATCCTACGTAGATGCAGATTGGGCGAACGATCGCATTGATCGAAAGTCTTACACAGGATCAGCTTTTATCCTCAGCAATGGGGCTATCTCATGGGAGTCCCGCAAACAGCGCTCAGTAGCGTTATCATCAACTGAAGCGGAATACATGAGTCTGACTGACGCTGCAAAGGAGGGCATCCATCTCATAGGATTCTTGAAGGAGCTTGGAATGGAGAACCTCGCAAATGTGCAGATGTTCAACGACAACCAGAGCGCTGCAAAATTTGCTCACAATCCAATATATCACGCAAGGTCAAAACATATAGACGTCCGGTTCCATTTTATTCGAGAGGTTCTTAGATGCCAACCGATCAAACTGGAATACCTTCCAACGGACCTTATGATCGCAGATGTCCTAACGAAGCCCTTATCGTAcgctaaacatgaaaaattcagaaaagGACTTGGAGTCAAGATTCCAGATAATCAGCGTTCGGATTGAGGGAGGATGTTGGTACTTGCAATCCGCTCGCGACAATCCGCTCTCTGCTGAGAGCGACCTCTTCGGCTACCTATGTAGTGACTTGCTTATCTATGGTCTCA contains the following coding sequences:
- the LOC120357275 gene encoding secreted RxLR effector protein 161-like, which encodes MYLAVCTRPDIAYAVNYLSQYNNCFQKEHWIAAKRILRYLKGTSNHGLTYQKTGRPLSSYVDADWANDRIDRKSYTGSAFILSNGAISWESRKQRSVALSSTEAEYMSLTDAAKEGIHLIGFLKELGMENLANVQMFNDNQSAAKFAHNPIYHARSKHIDVRFHFIREVLRCQPIKLEYLPTDLMIADVLTKPLSYAKHEKFRKGLGVKIPDNQRSD